atCCAGGTTTGCCCCttttactttcaaaatataGACCCGTGATAATTAGTTAATAATTGCCAATATACCTCGTCTAAATCTGGTAAAAGTGGGCTTAGGGATTGTTCCATCAACAATATCCGGCGTGAGTTCACCTCTAAACTTCGTTTATTGTCAAGAATTATGACTAATCTGATCAATGAACTGAGTTTGAAGGTAATCTTTTTTTCATTGGCGCAAGTGCCTATTAATGAATGTTATTTGCTTTCGATTAAGAATGTAACAAAAggagattattttttgtatcttttaGCACCAATACTCTGTTACTAAACCTCAGCAAAACGTCAATTAACTAAGACAACATCAAGAATCGAAGACATATTGACAAATAGGTGGTATATTATTGTTGTGATGTGGAACCTGTGCGCAAGTTCACAAATATTTGGTAATGTGGATCCAACTTTGGATGGAATTAAGTGAATAATCGTAGATGTCATAAGGTATAACACATGGATTCCACAAATTAAACAGACTTTAGCACGGGCATTTGTTACGTATTTGCATTTATGtgttaaaacaatattaaaattgccaTTTCCTTGACCTAGTACTACAGCAGGGTTTAGTGCAGTATTAAGACACAtcttagaatatttaaatagcaGTTTCGGATGAGTTCCATTCcctattaatttttgtatgtacaaatgttacaaaattctatataattaacgaaatcgttacttcaaataatttaaatagaaaaaaaaacgatgtAACACCAAACACACATCGTGTTAATTGGAATTTCTGAGATGCTACTACACCGAAAGCTCAAtcgatttattttctttttccctaTTCAATTGTCATTACTTACCTGTTTTCAAGAGTTTAAGAACCTACTTAACCAAACCCTCGATGGAAAACTAGAAACCCTATTTGTCAGTACGCTTTGAACTAAACAACGGGAAACCTACCACCCTCCCGTGCCATTACCATCTACGAACACGTTAATATACATTGTTCCATACACACGTGGCAGTTTGTTTGGATCACTATTCGCCTGTTTCTCATCACCAGTATGTGCGTTACCAATTCGCCATTCCGGGTTTGTTTAACGTCATAAAGTAAATCTGACATGAGGATCCGCTTTTGGCGCTAGAGAAGAACACTTTGTCGTTCCGTTCACACAGAAACTTGAGCCGTTGGGCCTTCTTGTGCATGAACACACCGTCCAGGTGGCCGGACTCCACCGAGCGTATTTCGATCGCCTTATTGCCCCAGCCCATTATTTGGCCCGTGCCGATATATGCCACGGAGGTCGGCATTTCGCCCCACTGGAAAACAGTAAGTTTCTTACCGAGATTGTTCACCAGATACTGGTACGATGCAGTGAATGTTccatttacttatttataaccTTCTGTGATATAGGCTAATCATTTCCGAAAATAGAATAAATGATGGTACCCGTTTCAAATGCCCATGTTGATAGACCTATTATTAAagcgtgaaaataatacttacCTGTAGTAGCATATTCTTTGATACTCTGCCATAAGTATTTACATAAACGCCTTCATTGTCATAACACAGTAAAAGCTGCATTCCGTTACTGTTTGGTAATGTTACTATACAATGAGGAGTAATACCATTTTGGGTCTGAAAAAAGAGTGAcacagtaaataaaattattaaaaacatattacatTACGTAATGGCCTTCAAAATCGTAATATTTAGGTGTAGAAAAAAGCTATACTTACATGTTTCGGAAGATAAATATCATAGACACTGGCCGAATCCAGATCGACTGCGTGGAAACCGTCCGAACTTCCATAAATGACTTTCAGTCTCGTGCCCTCCTCGACAGTCAAGTCGACCAGGAGCGGTCGGAAGGTAAGATCACAGAACGATTTGAAAGCCATAAACTTATGATAGGGCTTCGGGGCCCACGCGTAAATTTCTATACTATCTCTAAGCGCTATCACTAGGAATTTTATTCTCTCGTATTTGACTATTTTGAAATGCACAGCTCCTTGAAGGTCACCGACGTTGATCCAACCATTTCTTCGCTCGACTTGCTGCAATGAAAAAACAGACCGTGTTGTTTTGGTTTCCCGATGCACAGCAATTCACGTACGTCGCTGACGCCATCCGTTCtcaatattttgctttttagcCAACTCAGGTAGTAAACTCGAACCCTGTTCTTCTTTCCTGATATCGTAACTAGGATATTTTGTCCTTCCAACACTTCCATCTGTTGGAAACGTCTTCTTGATATTAGCTGATATACTTTACCTTGTCCACTCCTATCTAACAGCATTAAGCCATGTTCTGTGCCGATAAGGAGATTTACCCCtagaatgtaaaaaaataggaaaaaaatcttagtttcACTCAATGCGTACGGACGATTTGGATCAAAAGCATTGATACTAGTATTATTACTAAATTTACCCCATAAAGCGGCACACAATATCTCGCTGTTGAACCTCTTTTTATACTTCCGGATTTCGGGTGTATCTGAGGAAATGTCATGCGAAGTAGGAGTAACGTTGACATTGACGTGAGATTCTCTTCTGGAAGGTTGCGAGTTGGCGCCAAATCCGAAAGCCAAAAAGGAACGCTGCTTCTGTTGCAAGGCAAGTGCGTTAGCATGTATGTAAGAAGGATTGGGATGTTCGGGCCGATACtgtaaagatttttatttgttgtattTGTGGCAAATTCAACTTTCTGGAAGTGTGGTTCAGTAAATCGGAATGACGTCTAGTCCAGTTTTGGCGAATTGAACCTCCTTGGCTAAAGGTCGAAACAACATCATTCCGATCATGTAATGACCTACCTTACGGCTacaaattatttaactgaAATACAGGTAAAATTGAACATGCAGACCATTTTTTCTGCTATACTGAATCATTTTAGCTATTAAATactattaatataataaaataaaagctgAATGCATAGCAATGAGACAGCTAAAACATGCGTTTGATACTTTCTTCACTAATGCACtacaaaactaataaaattacttacaaCTTCACCCATATCGCAACtgaatatttaatactttCTTGGGCGTGAAAATATCTagcacattttcaaaaataataaatgtggCTGTCTGGAGAGcacttctaaaaatatacaaaatactaATAGATTGATCAACCACAGTGTATTCTTCGtggcaattttccaaaacacCTCTGTTGTTGTTTTGGCGCCAAAATGTCAAGGGATTGCGATATTTACAGCTGATTAGGAAAATACAATCATGTTAATTTGTTCTATACCGTCTGTAGGATGAATGtctgtttaataattcatgCTGTGATCTTTATTACATGAGAGACATTAGTaagcttaaaataaaattagtctTTCCCGTTAGTTTTCCTAAACCACAAACATAAAATGGATGGTATAAGCTGAAATTATCAGATTAACATTGAAATGTATAGACAATTTGCAATTCTGAGGCTACGAAAGATGTTAATGACGTATGGTTCATCCTTAATATTTCCCATTATTTGTTCATACTAGAACGTGGAAATTTCAGACatatttacgttttatttCCAATACAGACGCGAGACTCCGGTCACTCTTCAGACCTAAACAAGACATGCAAGTACGCAATCttaggtaaaatatttttaactaaatgaAACAGTTTTTGCTTTactattcttttaaaattaggtTCATTTCAACCAGAGAACTGTTCCAGAGTCATTTGAGTATCTTTCAGGAAAACTCACGTTAAAGATCTAAATGAGTAACGTGCTTACCCAGAAGGGATCTTGAACGGTTCCGACACCATTTTCTGTCGGGTCGGAACAAGCTTACTAGCTACGTTACTTTGCCCAATAAATTGAGTtcatatttcaacaaaaagaaatctacagCTAGGAAAGGAATGAACCAAAGTCATAACACAGGGTGACAAACACTACACAAAAACATTGAGGTGTCATACTTACATTTAGATACACAGGGGGTTACAGACGTCACTCGTTAGAGGCACAAACCAAAGAGAAAGACAAGTATTATTATTGCacataaatacatacatacaaaTAATTGAGGATAAAGGGTTAATATATcgtcaattttaaattttttagatttaggtaattttaaaatcacgGCAAGAGCTACGCGCTAACagatacttttttctttgaaatttcgagattttgaaaaattattgtattaaagCTCGAagtattatttcaatatttccttTCCTCATGAGAATCGCTAAAATTGTACTTAACCTTTTGCATCTATTCAGATTATCACTTTGGggtaaatatattatttgaacACAATTATTAGTACATAGAATCGGCAGATGCAGTGCATTTACAGGATGGTTAAAACcattatatatataatgaTTTGAAAAAGCTCATAATATAAAGGGTGTTCTATTGAAGGCAATGACAAATGACGTCACAGTTTGACAGTGGATGACATCAAAGGGAAATCAAATTCCCCTGCAATTACTATTTTTGCGTTATACAGAATGCTAAAAAACTAACGCTGTATCTCTAATAGTTCACTTACTGTGAATGACTTTgtacaaatatttaacatatttattttattttttgctgctAATCtaattatcaaataatttCTACCAAGAGTGGTaatctgaatttaaaaaaaaaattaagtcggAATATTGTAGCAAACGGTTAATTTGCAATAAgcgattttgtttaattgaCGTTTCATGTACAACGATAAAAGTACTACTTGTTTAATACGATTCTTCATATTTTACCCTACCTTCTTAGGTTAGCTAGTATGTTTGACATGAGCATGATCTGAAATATACCGAGAAACCCAAATAATGAATAGTGGTTAAAATCATTCAAATGTTCATATAACTTCGAAGAACATTGAATAATCACCGGAATACATGAATCATcagtaaacaaaatattgtaaaCTAAGCAAAAAAGGCCTCTcataacaagaaaatattaaacccACCTCTTCGCTCTGCGATTTGTCTCTGGAAGATGGCGTTCCGGGGCTGCCGCTGGCTTGGCTAAGCAGGTCCGGTAATACGCTACTTTGTCGTGAATGTTCATTACTTCTACCATTCTGGAATatgatgaaaatataaaatacaggtaataaagaaaaatatatggaTGATTTACTTATGTTTGGTATTAAGACGACTTAGGCAACTAGTTATTAACGAATCAAAGACAACCGCGAGTcttcaaaaacttattaatcAACACACAAAGCAGATTTACTAACCTGATGTCGCGTTCTAAAAAAATAGTCTTTAAAGGAGATGTTATCGATgatgctatttaaaaataattaccaaaaactaataataaatatccattattttaaaacatcatgACTACCAATgcacacacacacaaaacAAAGACAAAAACATGgcataaaatacttaaaaagcaaaaaaacacaaaaacaattaCTAGAGAATATGGCAGCAGCCCTGCAGTAAATCTGTATGACATCCATTTCCATGCTCGAGTAGAGAAACTTCTGGCATGCTCTTTAAATCGATGGCGACTAGAATTCTCCCATGTTGTTCTGTTGCATTTCAAAAGAAAGTGGTTAGTCTTAcagttttaataatgaaaaatattttcctggttatgttttattgttcaaaagcgaatatacagggtgattcgcaACGGCAGGGATCCAGAACAAGTCCACGTGACAAGTTTTGTATCCATTGCATTGGAAATCATCCTGTATTATAAATCGTCTGTTACGCCACCACCACGACTTTCAAAAAGGAATGGCACTTAGGCCGAATACGTGTACAACTGCGGATCAAACTTGACTCAGTCGAACGTCCGAAAAACAGTATCGTTACATGAAGAGATTTATTTTGACAACAATGAATGGTCCAAGTACGTTTCCAGTGCAACTCCACTGAGTTTGAGCTGCAATTGCACTGAATGTTCGGATTATAAGCGACGACGGCTTTatcatataaatttttgacacATGATACATGtcagaaaattgaatattgatAGTGCTTTCATCTGGGAAAGTTGAATAGTGATATAGTTCCATCAAAATGCGAAAAGCAAGTTGAAAGcggttaataattattctaacAAATACACTGCATAGCtatgttaattattatcaataacATGAGTATCTTAGTGTTCCTGTTAGTAAAAGCAACATGTTGACAAACAACACTATTAATCAAAGCTGACTATCAAGATAAGTTTCTATTAGTAGTTACAATACGATCTAATCTAGAATTAATACAATTATCTAAGATTGTAAAACAATTAATCGCATTGTATTAAACTATCTTCAACGGTATCTACTGACTGgttaaatgcaataaaagtATCCATCAACCAACGACGGTCCCCACTCTCAGTTCACTATTTTAATACCAACTCAGTTGATGTTATAACAATtatgatttatattataaatctttaaaagaaatttcaaatcaattaTGTGAAAACAGAGCTTACAGGAATGTCAGAGTTGGGGTTGAAAAATCGTTTTACATTCAACACCGGATAAAAGTAGATTTGGTATAATCTTCGACTTGAAGCTAAAAAATCCCAGTAGGTCAATACTTACTGAAGTAGTTTTCCAACAGAACACAAGAAGTTGCATAAGAACTGCCAATAGAAGACAAATTTCGCATGAGTGCAACACTAGTTTTACCGTTGAAAAGCCCTACGAGTGTGTGACTCAATGAGTAAGATTACAATTGCACATACCAAGGATATATGCTattccaaattaataaaaatcaaatggtGCCATGGCAATCAATTTTTATGCTCCTGTATAAGTAACTGACAGTAACGGTAGTCGAATTTGACATATGAATAAcgcattattaaattttagtatgTCGTGCTCATCCAAACTAAATCTAGACCTGTAACAATCAGTGAGATTGGACTATACAATGTATATCTCCATTCGACTGATGTCACTTGGTATAAAACGCAACCATATACGccattttttgatttaaaaccTTGCCataatttcagtttatttgCCCAACTTGACAACCTTGTAGCTCTTAAGGTTCTCATAATTGCTACACGTAAAGAAGTAAATAATTCTATACAATATTTTAGTCCTGCCACCATAAAAGCTGCCTCGATGCACTGCGCTAATTGAATAATTGTTAGATGTGATTATCGACATTGTCAGCGACACTATGAAAAGCACCCGAAATGCAAACCAAGAAAACCAGAAGTTACCTGTATAAAGGAGAATTCGTCCCCATCGATCGACTGAGATCCGCTCGATATATTCGATACGTTTAGCGAGTGGATTTCGATTGGCTTCGAACTTCTCCTTCTCATATTCTCTGCCTCTTGGGCGAATTGCAATTCTACCTCTTTTCGTCGAGCCTCGAGGGTCTCCCTAATACTTCTGCGAGCTTCAGAGTGCCTTAGTACAATGTCTGACTCGGTTTTCTCACGTCTTGGACGAATGAAACTGTTTTATATACATGGTTTCAGTCAatgtttaaagaaaacaattaaatttacgCATTGAAACATTGACGCGAGCATATTAGTTTGAGTTAATCTCAAAAAAGATATTGTTACTTCAgataaatttcaagttttcttATGGTAACTTCTAGGAGATGAATTAATTTTAGGGAAAACCACAAAACATGCATTGTACAGTCTACGCAGTCGCACCTGCTAATATCGGTTTTCTTAGGAGTCGAAGAAGGCGCATCAGTTCTTTTCCAATCCATAAGAACAGGTTCCCCGGACGCCTTTTTAACGATTCCTGTCTCGGATCCTCGCctattattgaaaataccGCTAGACCGGGCCTTTTGATCGATATAAATAGCACTGTGTCTAGAGCTCAGCGGGAAAAAGTCTGAATTTTCTCTCCTAAAACCCCTGAAGAACGGGCTCACTTTGGAGTCGCTGTCATTTCTTCTGTGGCCTTGTTTCTTCGAGACGTCCTCTTTCTTGCTCGCGTTAAGCTTTTCTATAGGATAAccgttgtttttgtttatcgggaaaaatttatcaaagtCCCAATCTTTAAGAAGTGTCGCTTCGTCGATATCATCACCCCTGACTGCCAGCTTTGCTGCGGACTGCtgccattttgaaataaaataataaataacttaaGAGGCTGTAAtcgaaaagaaaatgtgaattCCTGAATAAGCAATTAGGATATTCATATTGCTACGACCAAAAAGTGATTGGTGATAATACCCTAAGAGTTTTGTTTGTGATTATAGCCCCCGGCTGACTACAGACTAAACATTCGGCCGATAGTTTAGTCGGATTGTTGGCGATTTAGAATCGGTGAATGTGCGCATATACGCGAATGTGTATACCATTTGAGAAACCGACTAAACTGCATAAATCTGTAGTCTACTTGCCTGTCTGTAAAGCATTAAGATTGAATTACTTAGTACATCAGCAATTACGTAGACCATCATTTAGCAATGTAAAAGCGAATTCCGCgcaaaagataaattattaagtccAATAACAGCCTCTTACAGCCAAACAAATTCACATCTGAACAGGAAGcgataaaacaaaaatatacgcATACAAATCAAACTTTTCCTCGAATGCTTAATCATAACCATTATTAAACACCTACCTTTCTGAGGACTAGAGTACGGTCACCTTGAGATTCGTCGTCATCGGGGGTGGGCGGCAGAGGACGATTCGGGGCGCCTCCGGTTCCCGAACCGCCCGTCGCTCCAGGACTTGAGACGCTCGCCGTGCCTTCGGGTACCCCCGGAAGTCCAGCCCTATAAGAGAACTCGGgactaacaaaaaaaaagaagggaACCAAAATAACGAGAGAATGGGAACAATTGTTAGGAAATTGTGAAAGTTGCAGGGATGATACAAAAAAAggacataaattaaaaataaatgaagagCAAGTGTTAATAAATTGTGATGTGTAAAGATGTGTCAGTAATGTTAAAAGAcagtgttatttttaaaatatctcaaatttgataaatatatGTCAAACATTGTCCAATAACTTCtatgaatttgaataattttaaacgagTTCGATAAATGCCGAGTTAGGGAAAAACTGTTATACTTGAGACATTTGATGACACTATCTTTTAtgaatgaaatatattttctatagtAACCTACAGAGGTTTAGGAGGATCGCTGGCTAGTAACGTGCCGTCATTTCTGGCCCCTCTACCGCCGTCCTCCGGCTCGGAGTCACTTTCACTGTCTACCAAAACGTCAGTCGACCGATCGTTGGCAGAATTGGAGGTGCTCGGTGGAGaaacgttattattattattggaaGCCTGTAaccaagaaaaaattatttttaccttCCTATCTTTAGTTTTCATGGTGAGTAGGTTACCAAATTTGACATGTGTCcgattaatattaaaaataccacAGAAATCATTGCAGTCTTACCTGAGAACGTGAATGATTCCTATTATTTCGAGGAGGTGCTTCGGGTTGGGCTACTCCATTATTTGCAGATGGCTGTGGCATGCCTAATTCATTAAGGTGTGCAGCAAGAGAATCCAATTcctagaaaataaaaaaacaataaaatgttgaaCATTAGAAAGAGCCGAATGAACTTAATTTgtaatgcaaataaaatactaTGCGTTAAATATTGGGTGTTTAGAACCTATAATGGGTCAGATCAATTGAGCTAAGACAAGACGGATCGTGAAATCAGTTCTTCCAAACTAGTTTCAATTAGCTTTCAAGGTTGTGTCTATTGGGAAAATTAGAAaggaacttttattttattcatgaGCCTCATGACAAAAGAAAATCTAAGAATTTTCTAACAATTGAACTACAAATAAGGTACAAGGTGTCTTGTTATAAATGCCTCttctataacttttttgttttcaattttcgaaaagtGGTTTATATAAAAGGTATAGGGTTTTATCTAAAGATTTAAACACACCTTACTTAAAATATCTAGGGTGTACCAAAAAAGCGTGGATAATCACacttttttttggttaaatgggACGTCCTGTATAGCCCTGATATAgtcttcatttttttgcaattaccTATTGAAAAACGTcttaaaatgtgtaaaaacctttcaaacaagcgccaattataaaacaaaaagcaAACAACTCTGAAGCAAATAAAATGTCTGATTAACGTACCTCAGGTTTACGTGCAGGAGCCTGCAGTGAAATGTGAAACACGGACATGAAATAAATAGAAGAGCAAAATTAGAAGACAAAAAGTTGTGTGTAGGAGGGTagacattaacattaaataaaacaaaaaaagagaCTTGCAGTAGGCAATATTTTTGTAACAAGTACAAACATTACTGGATAATAAGTAGAAATACTACATACCATCGGTTTAAACATGTGTTGCGACTGCGAATTCCTTTGGGGCTGTTGCGGTTGAGATCTTGAGGCTGCGAAATTATTGTCTGGAGGTGGAGGTAAAGGCCTGAAACAGAAGTGAATATGccgaaattaaacaaaatccTATCAAgcctttattaaaaaactcgCATCCTTAAACAAACACAACTTCAACAAGAATAACATCATACCTTCTTGGAGGCGCAGCAGGATCAGGCACAACAATAATCCTTTGAGGAATTGGTGGTCTGGCAGGTGGTCCAGGCTCCGGAATCTCTTCGCGCTCCTTGTTCTTGCCActtctataaataaatatttatgatacaTAAGAAATTATAAACAGTGACTAATTAATTCAACAGGGCTATTAAATCAAACAGATGATCGTGCCGCGGTtcccaaaaaatgtttaaagaaaaaactgacCTTTGTTGGAGTATACTGAAggtaaaaatatctaattaaataCCTTGGTGGTGGTTCGACAAGTGTACGCCCTTCCTGGATCTGCTGAAAGTTCCTTCGTAACGTATCGCCTCCTGGTGCTTGGATTATGCTGCTTGGTTCGCCCGCCACCTGTGGTTCCTCTTCCTCGTTCTCTGAACCCGAATACCGGTAATCATCTCGCTCTTTCTCTTGCTTCCGTTTTTTGCATCGGTCTATGTGGTCCTTTAGTTGTATTCTGACTTGCCGTTCGGTTGGTTGGtctctgaaaattttattcacgtTGTAGTGaatatcaacaataaaatttcgttttactCTTTCAAGAGCCATATCTTACAAATGGTTTAAATTATGCCAAAATGTTTCTACATCTCGCTGTTACCTCGTTAAAATGAATAGGggcaaagaaattttacatttcgcaaaaaaatacatacttaCTTGATAAATGCGTGCTTCAACAGCTGTTCAGTGTATGGTCTTTCATGATAATCTTTAACAAGCACCGTTTCAATAAACCCGTGGAATTTCTTATTCCATTTCTTACTCTTCAGTCTTGGAGGAGGGTTTCTTGGAATCAAGAATAAGGCTCTAGAATCGCAAAAAACAATAAGTCAAAATGtctattaaaaatgaaagaaaattaacctCATAGGATGCAATTCACACAAGGGCGGCTGCGACTCTGCCATTTCTAGAGCTGTGATACCTAAAGACCAAAGGTCACTACGATTGTCGTATGTAGCTTCGGGATTTTCATCACAAGCTATAACTTCGGGGGCCATCCAATATGGAGTTCCTATGAAAGTGTTTCGTCTGCCGATTGTGCGGTCCAGTTGAGCAGAAACACCAAAGTCGACTAAAGGGCAGAGATATATTCAAgacaaataatcatttttgtcTAAACTAAACTAACCCAATTTAACTTCAGCATTGTCAGTCAATAAAACGTTTTGACCTTTGATGTCACGGTGTATAACTTTATTAGAATGGAGATAGGACAGTCCCCTTAAAATTTCCCTACAAATGTAGGCAATCCATTCTTCTTTTAAGGACTGGCCTTTGGTTGATTTGACCAGATCTGTGACAGATCCGGCTCCACAGTATTCCATTACCAACCATAATTGATCATCTTTTCCTAAAAGAATAATTAGGTGTAACTAATCAATTACAATGCGAAAAATATGACATTAAAGACTAAAATTCCTTAACACAATTCTTTAACCATccaaaattgtattaaaattttgaaaacttgtaAGCTGCATTCTATCATAACAGCCTTGATAAAGCAATAAGTGAGACTTAAAAATAGAGCGCAAATTGCACGTTAGAACTAAACAAACTGACATAAAACAACACGCCAAGTTTATCTGAGGAGTTTACATTATGTTTGCTGCTGTTGTATTATTGGGTTTGACACGGTGTAAAGAAAATCGGCGTATGTATATAATGTCAAATTTTCTGTATGTTTTCACAGAATATCCATTACATATAAACCAATTAGAATAGCAAATTTATAAATGCTAGGATTCGCAATTTGTAAGAAGCTTGTAATTAGGTATCCTTATCAAAAGATTATTAGCCTTGAATACCTACCTGGGGGAGACTTTTTAATGAACGCCCCATAATAGGTTGCA
The DNA window shown above is from Euwallacea similis isolate ESF13 chromosome 2, ESF131.1, whole genome shotgun sequence and carries:
- the msn gene encoding serine/threonine-protein kinase mig-15 isoform X2, which gives rise to MAHQMPPSVNCSLDDIDLTALKDPAGIFELIEVVGNGTYGQVYKGRHTKTGQLAAIKVMDVTEDEEEEIKLEINVLKKFSNHRNIATYYGAFIKKSPPGKDDQLWLVMEYCGAGSVTDLVKSTKGQSLKEEWIAYICREILRGLSYLHSNKVIHRDIKGQNVLLTDNAEVKLVDFGVSAQLDRTIGRRNTFIGTPYWMAPEVIACDENPEATYDNRSDLWSLGITALEMAESQPPLCELHPMRALFLIPRNPPPRLKSKKWNKKFHGFIETVLVKDYHERPYTEQLLKHAFIKDQPTERQVRIQLKDHIDRCKKRKQEKERDDYRYSGSENEEEEPQVAGEPSSIIQAPGGDTLRRNFQQIQEGRTLVEPPPRSGKNKEREEIPEPGPPARPPIPQRIIVVPDPAAPPRRPLPPPPDNNFAASRSQPQQPQRNSQSQHMFKPMAPARKPEELDSLAAHLNELGMPQPSANNGVAQPEAPPRNNRNHSRSQASNNNNNVSPPSTSNSANDRSTDVLVDSESDSEPEDGGRGARNDGTLLASDPPKPLAGLPGVPEGTASVSSPGATGGSGTGGAPNRPLPPTPDDDESQGDRTLVLRKQSAAKLAVRGDDIDEATLLKDWDFDKFFPINKNNGYPIEKLNASKKEDVSKKQGHRRNDSDSKVSPFFRGFRRENSDFFPLSSRHSAIYIDQKARSSGIFNNRRGSETGIVKKASGEPVLMDWKRTDAPSSTPKKTDISSFIRPRREKTESDIVLRHSEARRSIRETLEARRKEVELQFAQEAENMRRRSSKPIEIHSLNVSNISSGSQSIDGDEFSFIQNGRSNEHSRQSSVLPDLLSQASGSPGTPSSRDKSQSEEYRPEHPNPSYIHANALALQQKQRSFLAFGFGANSQPSRRESHVNVNVTPTSHDISSDTPEIRKYKKRFNSEILCAALWGVNLLIGTEHGLMLLDRSGQGKVYQLISRRRFQQMEVLEGQNILVTISGKKNRVRVYYLSWLKSKILRTDGVSDQVERRNGWINVGDLQGAVHFKIVKYERIKFLVIALRDSIEIYAWAPKPYHKFMAFKSFCDLTFRPLLVDLTVEEGTRLKVIYGSSDGFHAVDLDSASVYDIYLPKHTQNGITPHCIVTLPNSNGMQLLLCYDNEGVYVNTYGRVSKNMLLQWGEMPTSVAYIGTGQIMGWGNKAIEIRSVESGHLDGVFMHKKAQRLKFLCERNDKVFFSSAKSGSSCQIYFMTLNKPGMANW
- the msn gene encoding serine/threonine-protein kinase mig-15 isoform X3, producing MAHQMPPSVNCSLDDIDLTALKDPAGIFELIEVVGNGTYGQVYKGRHTKTGQLAAIKVMDVTEDEEEEIKLEINVLKKFSNHRNIATYYGAFIKKSPPGKDDQLWLVMEYCGAGSVTDLVKSTKGQSLKEEWIAYICREILRGLSYLHSNKVIHRDIKGQNVLLTDNAEVKLVDFGVSAQLDRTIGRRNTFIGTPYWMAPEVIACDENPEATYDNRSDLWSLGITALEMAESQPPLCELHPMRALFLIPRNPPPRLKSKKWNKKFHGFIETVLVKDYHERPYTEQLLKHAFIKDQPTERQVRIQLKDHIDRCKKRKQEKERDDYRYSGSENEEEEPQVAGEPSSIIQAPGGDTLRRNFQQIQEGRTLVEPPPRSGKNKEREEIPEPGPPARPPIPQRIIVVPDPAAPPRRPLPPPPDNNFAASRSQPQQPQRNSQSQHMFKPMELDSLAAHLNELGMPQPSANNGVAQPEAPPRNNRNHSRSQASNNNNNVSPPSTSNSANDRSTDVLVDSESDSEPEDGGRGARNDGTLLASDPPKPLPEFSYRAGLPGVPEGTASVSSPGATGGSGTGGAPNRPLPPTPDDDESQGDRTLVLRKQSAAKLAVRGDDIDEATLLKDWDFDKFFPINKNNGYPIEKLNASKKEDVSKKQGHRRNDSDSKVSPFFRGFRRENSDFFPLSSRHSAIYIDQKARSSGIFNNRRGSETGIVKKASGEPVLMDWKRTDAPSSTPKKTDISSFIRPRREKTESDIVLRHSEARRSIRETLEARRKEVELQFAQEAENMRRRSSKPIEIHSLNVSNISSGSQSIDGDEFSFIQNGRSNEHSRQSSVLPDLLSQASGSPGTPSSRDKSQSEEYRPEHPNPSYIHANALALQQKQRSFLAFGFGANSQPSRRESHVNVNVTPTSHDISSDTPEIRKYKKRFNSEILCAALWGVNLLIGTEHGLMLLDRSGQGKVYQLISRRRFQQMEVLEGQNILVTISGKKNRVRVYYLSWLKSKILRTDGVSDQVERRNGWINVGDLQGAVHFKIVKYERIKFLVIALRDSIEIYAWAPKPYHKFMAFKSFCDLTFRPLLVDLTVEEGTRLKVIYGSSDGFHAVDLDSASVYDIYLPKHTQNGITPHCIVTLPNSNGMQLLLCYDNEGVYVNTYGRVSKNMLLQWGEMPTSVAYIGTGQIMGWGNKAIEIRSVESGHLDGVFMHKKAQRLKFLCERNDKVFFSSAKSGSSCQIYFMTLNKPGMANW